The Caretta caretta isolate rCarCar2 chromosome 15, rCarCar1.hap1, whole genome shotgun sequence genome window below encodes:
- the UNC119B gene encoding protein unc-119 homolog B produces the protein MSGSRPRAAAPGPEKKPPPGSGGVLSRLRGRRGSGDAALRAALPSSEAELLALETVRPEHVLALGRVTENYLCKPEDNIYNIDFTRFKIRDLETGTVLFEIAKPSASEQDDDDDEDSGEVDTSAGRFVRYQFTPAFLRLRTVGATVEFTVGDKPVSNFRMIERHYFRDRLLKNFDFDFGFCIPSSRNTCEHIYEFPQLSEDLIRLMVEHPYETRSDSFYFVDNKLIMHNKADYAYNGGQ, from the exons ATGAGCGGCTCGAGGCCGAGGGCGGCGGCGCCAGGCCCCGAGAAGAAGCCGCCGCCGGGATCCGGGGGGGTGCTGAGCCGGCTGCGGGggcggcggggctctggggaCGCGGCGCTGCGGGCGGCCCTGCCCAGCTCAGAAGCGGAGCTGCTGGCGCTGGAGACCGTCCGGCCGGAACACGTCCTGGCGCTGGGCCGGGTCACGGAGA ATTATTTATGCAAACCTGAGGACAACATCTACAATATTGATTTCACCAGATTCAAGATCCGGGACCTGGAGACAGGGACAGTGCTGTTTGAAATTGCCAAGCCTTCTGCTTCAG agcaagatgatgatgatgatgaggacaGTGGAGAAGTGGACACCAGTGCAGGCCGCTTTGTTCGCTATCAGTTCACCCCAGCATTTCTCCGTCTCCGGACAGTTGGTGCAAC AGTGGAGTTTAcagtgggagacaagccagtgTCAAACTTCCGAATGATTGAGAGACATTACTTCCGGGATCGCTTGCTGAAGAACTTTGACTTTGATTTTGGCTTCTGCATCCCCAGCAGCAGGAACACATGTGAACACATCTATGAGTTCCCCCAGCTCTCAGAGGACCTCA TCCGCCTGATGGTTGAACACCCCTATGAGACCCGTTCAGACAGCTTCTACTTTGTGGACAACAAGCTGATCATGCACAACAAGGCTGACTATGCCTACAACGGGGGACAATAA
- the ACADS gene encoding short-chain specific acyl-CoA dehydrogenase, mitochondrial, translating into MAAMLLARGGSAAARALTFGCLRQLHTVYQTVELPETHQMLCRTCRDFAEKELVPVAAQLDKEHRFPDEQVKKMGALGLLAMDVPEEYKGAGLDYLAYSIAVEEISRGCASTGVIMSVNNSLYLGPILKFGSEEQKHQWIAPFTSGDKIGCFALSEPGNGSDAGAASTVARLDGNEWVLNGTKAWITNAWDASAVVVFATTDKSQKHKGISAFLVPMPTAGLSLGKKEDKLGIRASSTANLIFEDCRIPKANLLGQQGMGFKIAMQTLDSGRIGIASQALGIAQGALDCAVDYAEKRLAFGSPISKLQAIQFKLADMALALESARLLTWRAAMLKDSGKPYTKEAAMAKLAASEAATAISHQAIQILGGMGYVTEMPAERHYRDARITEIYEGTSEIQRLVIAGQLLKEYRG; encoded by the exons ATGGCGGCCATGCTCCTCGCGCGGGGCGGCAGCGCTGCGGCCCGAG CCCTGACCTTTGGGTGCTTGCGACAGCTGCACACAGTGTACCAGACAGTGGAGTTACCAGAGACCCACCAGATGCTGTGCCGGACGTGCCGGGACTTCGCCGAGAAGGAACTGGTTCCTGTTGCTGCTCAGCTAGATAAGGAGCACCGCTTTCCTGATGAACAG GTGAAGAAGATGGGTGCCCTTGGCTTGCTGGCCATGGATGTGCCAGAGGAGTATAAAGGCGCAGGACTCGATTACCTGGCTTATTCCATCGCTGTTGAAGAGATCAGCAGGGGCTGTGCATCCACGGGTGTCATCATGAGTGTCAATAAT TCTCTGTATTTAGGTCCAATACTGAAATTTGGTTCTGAAGAGCAGAAGCATCAGTGGATTGCTCCCTTCACCAGTGGAGACAAAATAGGGTGCTTTGCCCTCAGTGAACCAG GAAATGGCAGTGATGCCGGAGCTGCTTCCACAGTGGCACGGCTAGACGGCAATGAATGGGTCCTGAATGGCACCAAAGCCTGGATCACCAATGCCTGGGATGCCTCTGCTGTCGTGGTGTTTGCCACTACAGACAAATCCCAAAAACACAAG GGCATTAGTGCATTCCTGGTTCCTATGCCAACAGCTGGACTCTCGCTGGGGAAGAAAGAAGACAAACTAGGAATCCGAGCCTCTTCCACAGCCAATCTGATATTCGAGGACTGCCGGATCCCCAAGGCCAAtctgctggggcagcaggggatgggCTTCAAAATTGCTATG CAAACCTTGGATTCGGGCAGGATTGGGATTGCCTCGCAGGCTCTTGGAATAGCTCAAGGAGCGCTGGACTGTGCTGTGGATTATGCTGAGAAGAGGCTGGCCTTTGGTTCACCCATTTCTAAGCTTCAGGCTATTCAG TTCAAGCTGGCAGACATGGCACTGGCGCTGGAGAGTGCTCGCCTGCTGACCTGGAGAGCAGCCATGTTGAAGGACAGTGGGAAACCCTACACAAAG gaagctGCAATGGCCAAGCTAGCTGCATCAGAGGCTGCAACTGCCATTTCCCATCAG GCCATCCAGATCCTGGGAGGGATGGGCTACGTAACAGAAATGCCAGCAGAACGCCATTACCGGGATGCTCGAATCACAGAAATCTATGAGGGGACAAGTGAGATCCAGAGACTAGTGATAGCAGGGCAACTGCTGAAGGAATATCGTGGGTGA